The Macaca thibetana thibetana isolate TM-01 chromosome 5, ASM2454274v1, whole genome shotgun sequence genomic sequence ATATGCAGAATATCTGCTTGTAGTTGCATAAGAACTTTGTTGTTGGTCATTCCTCCATCTACCTGCAAATGACGAAGTGGAATTCCACAGTCACGGTTCATGGCTTCCAAAATCTCTCGGGTTTGGAAACAAACAGCTTCtaatgcagcaaaagcaatatGACATTTATTGGTAAACTGAGTAAGACCACAGAGTATTCCTCTTGCACTGGGTTCCCAATAAGGTGCATATAACCCTGAAAAGGCTGGGACAAAGTAACAGCCATAAGAAGTTCCTACTTCTTTAGCAAGTTTTTCAATGTCTCCTGAGGTCTCTATAATTCCAAGATTGTCTCTTAGCCAACGAATAACAGCACCCGCTATAGCAACAGAACCTTCCAGTGCATAATATGCTGGCTTCTCTTTGCCTAATTTGTAAGCTATTGTGGTCAGAAGGCCATGTTCAGAAAACACACATTTACGACCTGTATTACATAGTAAGAAGCAACCTGTTCCATAGGTGTTTTTGGCTTGTCCTTCCTGGAAGCACATTTGTCCTACTAATGCAGCACACTGGTCCCCCAAACACCCAGATATTGGCACACCTTCCAGGGCCCCAGTTTTAATTAGGCCATAGATCTCAGAAGAACTGAAGACATTTGGAAGAAGGTCCATTGGAATTTCAAAAAAGTCACAGAGCTCTTTATCCCATTCCAAAGAATGGATATTAAAAAGCATTGTCCTGCTTGCATTTGTTACATCTGTACAATGCACACCTCCATTAACTCCTCCTGTCAAACTCCAGATAAGCCATGAATCAATGGTACCAAAAAGAGCTCTACCTTCTTCAACAGCCTTTTGGACATGTCTCACATTGTCAAGCATCCAACGAAGTTTTACTGCACTGAAGTAAGTGCTAAGTGGAAGGCCTGTCTTAGACTTGACGAAGTTACtatttcctggaatttttttACTAAGATCCTCAACAGTAGTCTGGGTTCTTAGATCAAGCCACACCACAGCGTTGTAGAGAGGCTCTCCAGTTAACTTGTCCCAGATTACAGTGGTTTCCCTCTGATTGCTGATACCAACAGCTTTTATGTTGGATATATCAATATTCATTTCGTCAAGTTTCTCACACGTTCTCGCTATACACTCATAGACAGACTGAAGAATTTCCTTAGGGTCTTGTTCCACCCATCCTTCTTTTGGGAACTCTTGTGTTAATTCCACTTTATGATGACTAAGTAGTTCTGCTGTTTTTGAACTGAAAACCAGAAAGCGAGTGGAGTTGGTGCCCTGGACCACCGCTCCCACCAACGGCCCCACAGCTGCTGTCTTCGGGTCTGCCATGACACCAGTAGGTCGGCTCAGCAGCTCTGGGACCGTTTCCCAGACGACGGTGGTGTTGGGGGCAGGGAGCGCAGCCAGTCAGGAACACAAGGCGCAGGCGCAAGGCAACCTTTGCCCTTTATCTGGCGCGGCGCCTTCTCACCCCACCCCTCCAGCCCAGGCCTCACACCCAGCCACTCAGTTGTCTTCTAagattcaagtttttttttttttttttttttaaatcatatatttgtCCATGTAATTACAGTCACCAGTGTCCATTCTTTTGTGTGGATCTATATCTTACAcgttatcattttcctttttagcagcgcaggtctgttggagatgaattcttccaaatttgaacatctgaaatatatttcatagtaATATTCAAAGGTATTTTctctgggtatagaattctatttgatatattttttctttataagtttcaGGACCTCGGAGCTGTTGCTCTACCTTCTACTCTTGCCGTTTCAGTTGGGAactttgctgttatttttaacatgtctatttttctctatctttagAGTTTTTCTCTTTGTCAGTGATTTTGCTCAGTTTTATCATGAAGTGTCTAGgaatagttttcttattttctttgcttgGGGTTTACTGAGCTacttgaatctgtaggtttagAGGTTTCATCGACTTTGGAAAGCTTTGGgcccattatttcttcaaatgtatttGATTCTGTGTCTTCTGTCCCTTCGGTACTCCACTCATTATAATTACCTTTTCTCCTTGTGCTTGATTTCAGGTAGTTTCTGTTGCTATCTCTTCAAGTTCGCTAATCTTTTCTTCTCCAATGTCTGCTCTGCTATTAATTCATCCAGTAAATTTTTCACCTCACATATTGTAGTGTTCATCGCTAGAAGCTCAATTAGGGTTTTTTAATATCTACTTAACTTTCTGAGCACATGGAATACAGTTAGaataacttttaatttcattttctgcaaTTCTAACCTCCGTGTCAGTTCTGGTTCAATTTTGATTAATTGCTTATCTCCTTATTATGGCTtgtatttcctgtttctttgcatgcctgATGAGTTTTAATTAGATGCcaaacattgtgaattttacctgaCTGGGTGCTTGATATTTTTGTAGTCCTATAAATggtcttgatttttgttttgggaTACAGATAAATTACTTGGAAACAGTTCAATTCTTTTGCGtctgcttttaagatttcttaGATGGCGCAAGGACAGTATTCAGTCTGGGGCTAATTATTCCTCTTTACTGTAAAGATATCTTTCTATGTATGCTACCCAACACCCCTGACAAATGAGACTGTTTGGAACAGTAATTCCTCCCAGCCCTGAGTGACCACTGGATACTGTTATCTCTAGTCTTTCCAGCTGCATCTTTCGTTAGCCTCAGTAGTtttctcacacacatgcactgaTCAATACCCAACTAAGTACTCACTGGGGACCCTCTAAAGCTCTCTGGAGTTCTCTCTCTGTGCAACTCTTTTTTCTCCAGTGCTATGCCTGGCATAGTCTAGCTTCTTTGGTTTCTCTAGGCTCTCAGCTTAATCTCCTTGCCATAGGTTTCTACTGAGTTTCAACTGGGTTCCCTGTCTCTGTGCTGTGGCTTCAAAACTCTCTCAAGAAACTAAGCTGGGGAAATCTTAGTAGTCATGTCATTTGTTTCTCACCTCTTAGAAATTACTGCCtttcacgacactgcactccaacctgggccacagagcaagactccattccaaaaaaaaaaagaaaaaatttatgaaaCACCTTTAAGAAACTGGCTGAGGAAATCTAAGATAAATACCAACAATCCTTTAGGAATCTGAAGAAGCCCCTTCATAATGGGGATAATGGCACCAAAAATATCACTAAGTAGTCAgtaaagatgaaacaaaaaatgaacgATGGAGAGCCAAAAGAAACTACAGGTGGAGATGTATTATCAATTTGggtgattcttttaaaatgagagCATGATGGCCTGCATATAATATTCACAGTACATATCCATAAGGACTAAACTGTAATAACCACATAAAGCAATAGTTCTCTGATAAAGACTCTTGAAGTCCCCAAGATCCTGTCTTTTCTAACTACATATTTTTGTGAAGCAAAATTTCTTCACATACTTCAACCCAAACAACAAATCgcaacagatgaatgaagaagCAGACATGAGAACCCAGTGATCttcaagtaaacattttaaagacattttcagaaatgtaaaacaatgctaCTCTTctcataaatttatttgttttggataATAGGTTTTTTTCgttaaatattatttgtatgagctaaaaaaatttttaaaaaattaaaaaaaagaaattactgccTTTCATTCCCTGATATCCAACATTTTGTGAACTGTTGCTGCATATTTTGCACATTATGTGAactatttcatctattttttccatttttgattgTTTTAGATGAAAAGGTAAATCCAAATCCTTTTTACTACATCGTGGACAGAGTGGAATTCCACTAAATGGAAACTTAAATTTTCACATTAACTGTAAAGTTGGtgaataaagatttatttaatcactaattaaaatatattgaatatgcAGCCAATGAATggcaattttctgtattagggCATAGGCTACATTTCTGAATTAGCTCAAGGATAAGGCccatttgtctttagtaaaaacaaatagaacaagatagaaaataacataaaaattaactgtgATGTTATTCTTTCACTATTTTAACTGggtcatgttttttatttaagcAAAAACCCTTCAGGAAATAATACGAAgtctgagaaagaaagaacatccaGACTTAATTTGCAAAGTAAGGTATAGAAATCATTAAAAACTGGATCAGATTTTCCTGGTcgtgtctttgtttttaaaattctatcaaaGCTTTTCCAAACAAAATTTTAGAGGCAACATTTACACATATGCCAGTTAACCATAATATGTCTACATTTTCATGGAACAAATTtgtatttacattgttttaacttttttctctccAGGTATTTGGCAAGAGTAAACATTGTGTATATAGATTAATGTACGCAATAAAAAAATTTGACCCAAAGCTTCTTTTCTACATCCCTTCTCACCGGCCACACCAATATTTACAAACAAATGTTCTAATTCCATTAGTTTATGAGTCTGGGAATACTTTAAGTATTTTGTCTTTAATACAAATaccttatttataaaatcatcagttcTGCTTATAAAGAACTGGCTTATATAGTAGTTTCACTGATAATAAATTGTAGCCGCTAAATAATCAGATAATAAGTATCTCAATTTAGTTTAGAAAGTTTACCAAATTGAAATAGCTTCCTTAGAGTAATTGCAAACTACTGATGGGTTTAACCAAAGCTGATAAGCagtattttaaacaaacaaatgaaaactaagGAGCTTAAATGAAGGCCACTatcttctttatttcaaaaacaaaacaaaacaaaatcaacaaaacaaaagtttttggTTGTCTATAATAGCTTCTTTATATTCTAATGTAGGATTTAAGCACTTCTGAAATATTTGGTGGCACTACCTTATTTGTGAAGGCATTCAATTTTACAAGCAAAttgttatttcatttgtattaaaTTCCACAAAATCATAAATGCTTTAATGGTGAACATACTGTTCAGAATAGtcgaaacaacaacaacaaaaaaaatgtatcagGAGATTTTCTTCAAAAAGTCTTTTATTATGGGGTTGTTAAACACTAGAGTTGTTAACATAGTTGACTTTGTATATTATTCATTTACCTTTAAGGCTACTCGTCTAAAGTGCAGCTACTTAGTATTGAAGGTTTTAAATAATGTTCACAttgtaacatttaaaatttgcTAATTCAGTCAGTAACATGGTGAATATGTTTTGAGAGTTGCTATCTATGGATTTCATTATAAGCCTTGATATAGTGGTGCATCAAACATTCTTACTGCCCTTGTTATAACCTTTAAGAACAGTACCAGCTAAATGTACTTATCTTAATGACGTAGTTTCCTGTGCATGTTTTAGAGAGccatttgtttaattattttttttcctgttaagcACACTAAATTGTAAGTTCAATGAAGTCAGGGACCTTGGTTATTTTATTCAATCCTGTATTTTCAGCACTTACACCCAAAGCAGGAACTCaaaaagtatttgctgaatggatTAATGAGCACCACTAAATATGGCTCTCACTATATTAAGCAATCATCATAAAGTCAagataaatttaattttgcttgCCGGATAGGCTATtggttattcatttttctttttccttttttcttttcttttctttttttttttttgagacagctctatcacccaggctggagtgcagtggcacaatctcagctcattgcaacttccacctccaggattcaagcagttctcgtgccttagcctctggagtagctaggattacaggggcctgccaccatgcctggctactttttgtattttaagtagagacgggttttcaccatgttggccagactcgttttgaactcctgaccttaagtgatctgcccgcctcagcctcccaaagtgctgggattataggcatgagtcaccgcaccaggCCTCATTTTCAATCTGATATAATAAGATGGATTGATGAAGAGATAGAGGATTGGAAAGATAGAAAGATATGATAAAAGtagtataataaaatgataattatataatatatgtgtagaCACGATGTTGATAAAAGTTTTTTCAACTTTccatatgttttcaaattttcataataaaatattaggaaagtGTGATGTAAATAACAGCTAATCAAGCTGTAAAACAGTGCAAAGAGGCTTATTTCATACAGGCTCTTTTATTTGGAGGGACAGTTGAGTGAATGGAATAAAATGTCACTATTATGTTTACATCAATTTGAGAGACTCTGTGGCAGAATAATCTAGTTATAGTTGTTCATTCCAAGAAAATCATTAATTATGCATGATTTTTATTAAGATAGTTATACTTTTATTGTAagcattttcttctgctttttataaactttttaaattctagGAAACAGCTGCCTGTTTAATGCCTTGGCTCTTAGAAAGAAATTGCAGACATCTAAGAATGCTGCTACTCTTTTCAATCTCAAGAGTGGAATCAGTGGAAAGTTTAGATTTCACCAAATTTGGGCTTATCTTAGTGTTGAATTTGAGAGCATGTAACCTGATGGTAAGAGCATTCATTTATATAGTTTGTGGCTAGcaaatttgacttttttaaacCGTGTCATAACCAATGCATCATCACAGTTGGTAATCTTCAAAACACTGATGCATTTTTCTACATGCTGTTCCCAAATGTGCTGGACCAGCTGTTGAGAGCCATGCCATCCAATCGCCTGGAAGACCTCTTCTTGGACCACAAATCACCTAACGTACTATCCCTCTTTGTTctaatgaagaaaggaaaaattaaagcaaGCTACCGTGGTTTATTACTCATGTTTTCTCTGTTATGCATGGGCCGTGGGAGCCACTGCATTCACATTAGGAGCCCTTGGCATTTTAG encodes the following:
- the GK2 gene encoding glycerol kinase 2, coding for MADPKTAAVGPLVGAVVQGTNSTRFLVFSSKTAELLSHHKVELTQEFPKEGWVEQDPKEILQSVYECIARTCEKLDEMNIDISNIKAVGISNQRETTVIWDKLTGEPLYNAVVWLDLRTQTTVEDLSKKIPGNSNFVKSKTGLPLSTYFSAVKLRWMLDNVRHVQKAVEEGRALFGTIDSWLIWSLTGGVNGGVHCTDVTNASRTMLFNIHSLEWDKELCDFFEIPMDLLPNVFSSSEIYGLIKTGALEGVPISGCLGDQCAALVGQMCFQEGQAKNTYGTGCFLLCNTGRKCVFSEHGLLTTIAYKLGKEKPAYYALEGSVAIAGAVIRWLRDNLGIIETSGDIEKLAKEVGTSYGCYFVPAFSGLYAPYWEPSARGILCGLTQFTNKCHIAFAALEAVCFQTREILEAMNRDCGIPLRHLQVDGGMTNNKVLMQLQADILHIPVIKPFMPETTALGAAMAAGAAEGVSVWSLEPQALSVLRMERFEPQIQATESEIRYATWKKAVMKSMGWVTSQSSESGDPSIFSSMPLGFFIVSSMVMLIGARYISGMP